The genomic stretch attactttgaggatatacttcttaaaaaatttctattactaatttaatttgaaaacgtattatattgtccaaattCATTTAGAAACAAGAAAGCCTatgttattataaaagcatgactATAATATTGATAGACCAAAATAGCCCGaaaatattaaatagaagagcTCATAGAAAAATGACATAGCTGTAATAacttattttttgtactacaataacttctatgttaatttttttaatatttaagattttaaaattaatacaatCTTGTTTATtgaattcttattaaaaatacgtaggaaggtttaataaaattaatttcagaAGGATCATCCATATTGGTAATACATTACCACTTTATAATATTcaataccaaaaaaaaataaaagtaatgctaAATGGACCCCATAAAGCATTGAAATCGAGAGAAAAATTTCCACgataatatattattatattatatttgaactgcttcctactcaaataatattcttttatttttaatttttcgtgTAATATAGAAAAATATACCTAATTATTAAAGAACAACTAAGAAATtgtttaagaatataaatgtgtgagaaaagaaagaaaaaggttgGTAAGAGCCAATACCACTAATGATTTTGCAAACACAAATATCTAAAAGTGAAATATCAGATTGatctttttactctttaaaaataaaatttatgcttgataaaattataattacaattaaatagTCAAACatgagatgaactaatattaagaatccaaatcaacagaaaataaattatattttatgttaAAACTAAATAATcaaatcttttaattaattatttagtaAGAGAATTCtactactttttttttaaaattcaccatatgagtaaaattatttttcaagtttaaaaaaaatttagggtgcataaatttattccataaaaagagTGTTAGAGATTAAAAAAATATATCACAAAGTAAAAAGATTAGTATAATATTAAAAAGGCCATACAAGTGTTTGaggaagcacaatcaaagctaaatcctaaACAAAAATAAGCTTTTAAGACTACATTATAAAAAGTCAACTCTGGTATAGCGGGATTATCCTTTATAGATGCCTCCGACGGAATCGAAATAATATTCctatgtcatgcattacttgTAAATGTCAGATCAAGAGGCATGATATTGTTAGCAATAAGAACAAGTGGTGTACCAGTAACGATTTTATTATGAGGTCCTACAACtcactttagatttgatatacctttttcaaataactgaaataactatcacaaatatatcaaaccaAAGCAACAATGCTAAATTTATATGGAAAGAAAAAGTGATAATATGGGATGAAGCGCTTTTGGCTAAGCGTCAAATGATCGAAACAATCGCCTAGAGTTTTAGAGATGTATTGGATATCCATGAACTATTTGGAGGAAAAATAATAGTTTGGGAGCTGATTTATGTCAAGTACGATCAGTAGTTCCAAAATTGACCAAAGCAGAAACTGTAAAAGCTAGcttgccaaaattatacttatgatCTCAAATGAAAAATATTCAGATGACAAAGAATATAAAAGTAAGAACAAATCCAACATTCAATGACTTCTTTCTTCGTGTCGGAAACGAAGAAGagcatccaataaaagatgatttggttcttctagaacacttggttatcaaccccaatggtaatagtagtgcatttaataaggaatttttttttatcattagaCTAAAACGTAATTTGTGCAAATTACACGATAGAAATTAAAGAGTTATCTTAGCTAGCAtaaatgaatatgttgatcaactaaataaaaggttgattgctaagttttatggtaaaacaaaatatttttcagtttAGACTCAGCAGAAGATGGTACCAACATTTACTACTAAGAAGAAtatttaaatactttaataccaaatgtCCTTCTACCGTATATGTTTGTTGTCAAGTTCATTATTTCGTACGTATGTTAGTGTCACCATATATAAAATAGATTAAGTTAAATTGATATTCCATTGCATATAGGTTGATGTTGAAGAAAAATATGCCTGTTATGCTAGTGAAAACTTAGATCACTGAATAACTTATGTAATAGTATACAtatggtatatagaagttttgcTAATAACGTCATACATGCAGAACTTAGGATACTGGTCAATGTATTACTATGTATGTGTTTATCCCTGAATTCAACTTTTGTCTTCCGGAACTaaagaatatccttttaaatttgtgcgaaaataattttcagtatgtttatgttttgtagttataataaataaagtacaagacaaacatcctaaatattagACTATATTTACCATAGTGTGTTTTCTTACACGAATAActatatgttgcactttcaagagaGATATCAATATCGACAACAAAAGTTCTGGTTATGAAAGAGTAACCAAAGCATTAGAAGGAAATATATACAATAAAACACCGTCTATAAAGAAATGTTCGGTAAGATAACATCACATTAGATACCTTTAAACTACAACATATAATTATCTACTTAACATGACTAATGTCGATCATTTATGTCTGATGATTTCCTTTCATTTTGAATTCATGTATTATGCTAATGCAACAATAATTTTTGGcatttagatgattgttgtaGTATTATagccattatatatatatatatatatatatatgtatgtatgtatgtatgtatccTTAATCAGTACTTCAGAAGGTATTGTCCATTGCATGTCAAAGAAGCACAAAAACATTGGAAATGTTTACATAATGTTAActattaagggttgaagattgtaGGAATTTTTATGTCCTGTAgtaaaggttgataccttatttattttaaataaatacccttttaaaaaattatattctatagctaccttttgatttttatagtcaaatatctatttatggtcacctcctacacttaagccataaaatatgcattgtattatttttttctctCATTCTTCAGATTTTTCtccgctctctctctctctctaacgcCAGTCTTTCTCCATGAATACAACCATGATTCTCCACTGATTCATCTCCATTGTCGAACGAAATTTTCATTGTCAGTGGCATGGGGCTCTGAATCAATGTCGAAATCAAACCTTATCTTCAATTTCGTGAACTATACTTTCAGGCTGCCCCTCGACGGCGACCTTTGTTAAACCAGGTATCGACAAAGACCCATTAATGGGTGTGGCTAAACTGACAAAGTCGAGGTTTTAAGTATGATTCGGGCTCGTGGAATCATAAAATCTTTCTCTAGATGGTTCTTTATCCCCTTGTTGTCTTTACTTGCTCATATTCGAATTATTCAAGCTAGTTAATTCCAAACATTGTATCATTAAACTCTATTGGTAAAATACGACCATGATACATGGCTAACGTGATGGATGACTCGTGGCGAGTATCTCCCAGTGGGGTGTCTAGACATCATTAACCCTTATAGCTAGTGGCGATTCAGGGTTTTTGCTCGACAGCGGtttcgccggaaattagggtttgttcttgaacaaagacgacggagtttgaggctgagcaacttgattttgctattaatatatttcaatgtattttcaacgtatcacgctgtattttcatgtatttcattgtcttttctttcattgtaattcaatgtatctcgatgtattctatgtattttattgtattcactgtcttttatttcattgtatttcaatgtatcccgttgtattctatgtatttcattgtatttattgtcttgctatatgccatgaatgtattcatatgtttttttaattaatataatttatgtattcagatgtattatataatttttctgaagattgctatatttttggggtatttttcgggtGAGAATCTTTTCTtgtaactggaaatacaaaatttgtgtgttataattgagtttgttgagttatattaggagtttattatgttaattgattcactttccgcttaaaaacagtgtaatcccctgtttcgcGCCGTGAATACAGCCGAATACAATAATTTGCCTAATTATAATCCCatatttcacgccatgaatacagccgaatacactcgaatacaacaactgattagctggacttccctgattcacgccaaTTTTtgatattgtattcatgaatacagtaacttaaatacatctaatacatcttataacaatagaaaacgtatctacaatccataatataacaaatggtatctatagataactaattaccactaaaagatagtgctttatgaaaatttctcaagaTTGTATTATACCTCGTAGCTTAAGATTGAACctttcaaatcttaaatatgGGCCCCATTCATCCAACAATTCTATTTTATCAGGCCTAGTGCACAAATAACCGCTTGGAAGACCGTCATTTAAAGAAAGGATACTGAAAATTATAAAGTATCTAAGAGTTAGCCATCTTGGAATCAAGCTTCAGACCTCAAGTATCAAGTTTCAAACTTTGGACCCGATTGCCAAAGCTGAACTCCATACCTTGAGTTTGAAGTTTGAATTCAAACTTCGGGTATGTAGTTCAGCTTGACCAGTTTACAATTTCAGACAGCTGAAGTTTGAAACTTCCAACTTCTGCCAAAGGTTCTGAATATTTGAACTGTTATTGTTGATCTTCAGACCCGCAGTCTAAAGTTCGAACTATCCTTGTCAATATCCTGATTGAATATCCTATTCTTTTTCGGGTTTTGGTTTTGGCAAACAAGTGTTCTGTGTTTTTTTTGTTAGTCTGACAAAGAAGAACAAAGCGCTGGTCTGAAGTTTGCCTTCTTCAAGCTAATTAGATGCCTAGAAAAAACTGGCTATGTTGCACCTGTAAAAGTGGATAGCTGGTGCAAATTCTACTATTTTATCCTGGGAGCTGCAATGAACTCATGGCCAAGTagcaaaatgtgaattttggcttagaTAGTAGCTGTTGAGTTATCGGTCACGGGTTTGAACCGTGGAAGCAATATGTAGACTGTCTGGAAACGCCACTAATAGGATaggttgtctacatcacacccctaGAGGTGCGACCCTTCCCCGGACTTTGCGTGAATGCAGGATGTTTTGTGCACCGAAATACCCTTTTATAGTAGTAGTTGAGTTCATTTAGTTCCTTTGCGCGTGGTTACACACTTTCTTACATAAAGAAAAGAACCACAATTCTCAAACAAAGCAGCCTACAGATATAATCAAGACATTATGCAAAAAGTGGCAAGTAATTTAGAGCAACTTTCGTGCTGCTACAGTCTGATAGACTGAAACTACAATATAATAGTTGTACAAAGCATAGTACAAGAGAGCAGTTGCTTCAGCTGCTGGAAGTTTTCCAACTTTGTAAACGAATTTGGACTATTAATTCTAAATCTGGAGTACCTCCGGTGCAATAACCTGAAACTCAAGCACATAGGTAAAGAGAGACAGAAGAGGTATGCCCATTACAGGTTACAAACTTTACATATGATCCTATAAACTATCCCTGCAGGTTTAACTGCATCAATATCTAGAAAGCAACAAGACCTAGACCTTTAGAATTGGAGCTAAGATCATCCAGTTTGCATGATATCCTATAATACATATTAGAAATAATGATATACATGTTAGTTACGTATCTATTTACCAGCCATATATTGGGTTTTCTACCTGAGGAGGCAAGAGATGGAGATCTTTGCAATGCTCCTTGTCATAATCCCGAGATCTAGGTATTGCGCCAGTACACAACCTCAAGAACTCGTTCCCTGTGAAACAATTGTGAACAAACGCCATACCCCCATCTACCATCTCTTCTAGGTTTGGCATGGAAACTGATTTTCCCATGCCCTTCGGACGTCTCCTGTACAGACTTGTTTCACTAGTCAAAACCTTATCAAGGTCGGAATATTCCATGAATCTCTGGGTAGCAGCTTCCCATGAAAGCTTGTATTGCTCATCGGGAGTGAGAGGTTGAGGTTCGCTGGACATTGCCTCTTGAACTTTTGAGACAAAGTCATCAGGTGTCCTATAAGTCAAGCAATTCGGGAATGCCTGGAAAAACTCATTTGATGGGTGGTCTGCACAGACTACAAATTTCCCCATTGCAAGAGCCTCGGCCGTGGCAGTACAAAGCACATCACTGATACTAGGATTTATGAAAACCTTGTAACTGCAAGCGAAAATATGTACATTCAGAAGCTGAACTGTAACAAATCAAACAGGGAACAAGAAAATGGGAAAAATCAACTACTAGCATCAAACAAAAGGCAGCAAGTGGTCTGCACTCAACATTGTTAATTAATCTTAAGATCTAGCAATAGTATCACGTCAATGAAAAATCCCCAAAACAAAAAAATGCATTCAGTATTAATAGGAGATGCAGAGAAAAGAGTTAAAAGGCCTTATAAAAATAACCTTGTTCATTAGGTATCTAACCctctaaaagaagaagaaaattttcCGCCAAGTAGAATTGAAATCCCATGGATGAGAGTATATCTGTCCCATACTCTACATCTTAACAAAGATCAGGTAGAACATGTGCTCAATAACTCTTCAGGTTAGCACATAGCTGATCATACAAATATCTTGACCATTTTAGTCATTGATAAATTAACAGTAATTCTAAAATCATTGCGCCACAGGGAAACAGAATGCTAATATTGTCAGTTCCATTAAAATTGCTTAATGATGCTTTATAGATGATCGCACCAAAACGGAACAAGATGTACTAAATAATGTCCATTTGTTGTAACAACTACATTCTTCATTAGTAAAAAGTCCTACTGAAGGATTCTTACCCATGAAGGGAATCATCTGCATGGTCTCTACCTTTCATGAAGTTGACATTGAGATTTAACCTCTTTGCTGTACTCTGTACTTCATGAGCATCTTCCCCATTGCCATATACATCCAAATTAAAACCATCAAGGTTAGTTTTGTGGTTTGCTAACAGATCTATCAACTCCCGGTATCCCTTCGCCCAAACCATTTTGCCTAAGAAATATGCTCCTTTAGAGAACACTTGCTGGCCGCTTTGTCTATCTGCAGCTGCTTTTTCTCCTATTTTCAGAAACTTCGGATTGACACCATGAACATTGCAGACCAAAGACTTGGGTAAATCCTGTGTAGCAGCAGAAAGGCGAAGAACCTAAACAGCAAATTGACATCTCAATTAGGACCATCAAGAAATAACACGCAGGGTGCTTTAAGATTATACGAGGACATGGTGCTTAAATGCAGAGTTAAAGCATCTTCTAATGCGTAATGTATGTACCAACTGTTTCCCTTTATCTCCTTTTACCATGGAAAATTTAGTCCATAGACTAACATACCTTGTCACAATATGCTCTACTGACCAAATTATTAACGTGTTTCACAAAAAATGCCTGAAGAGCCCCATTCTTTTCCCTCTTGATATATTCCAAATAGTTTGTGTGGACAATACCAACAACATGGTTAAATTTATCAGTCCAGCGTTTGCCATGGTGGTACCAATTGAGATGTTCTGGCTCCTCTAAAATTGCAATATCGGCATCTCTTGAAGGGATAAACTGAGAAGTGTCTCCAGCTGGCATTATACTCCGCCTTTCTTTGGAGAACTGGAAGGAAAAAAACGTGCGTCAAATAatcacatccatctcaacatcttcGCCTATCATAGTATAGTTTATTTAGATAGTTAATCAGGGACTACCTTCCCAGGGTAAAATGAAATCTTGAAGTTTGCCTTGAAACCAATTCGCTCCTCGAGCCAATTGCGTATATAAAGCTCCTGATCTTCAGGAGAACTAAAAGTGAGCTGGTTTGGATAAACTAGCTCTTGGTCGGATTTACATAGCCATGGAACCAGCAATGTAACATTCTGCTTTTCTAATTTGGCTAAGTAAGCCGCTCGGAATAGAGGATTTACAGCAGTTCCCGTCATCCAAGGAAGGCTAGCAGTTGTGACTATTGCTACATGCCTTTTATCACCTGATAGGTTCGGCTTGGTAGAATCTCCCCAAAATCCACCTTCATAACAATGACCAGTACTCTGAAGAACACTGGCAATTCTTAAATCTAGTTCATCATTCATAATTTCACCTTCAATCAGTGAGGACCCTCCTTCGGGTAAAGAATGTAGCAAAAGTTTGCTTCGTCCTTTGCTGCATAGACTATCCACAATCTTTTCCGATATATCTGCAAACAAATTAAAGACCCAGAAAAGATGGCTTATAGTGTCTAAAGACAGATTAAATAGACTAAGCTTGTAGACCTTCGACAGATTAAATAGACTAAGcatcaaaaaaggaaaagaaaaataaagagcaTTTACGTAGACTATATGCACAGCTTGAGTACAGAAAACagaacaaatatttaataattagCATTCCCAAGAAAAAGTATTGCAAACAGAATGTAGAAAACAAAGACAATCCACACACTAATTAATTTGTAaatggacaatgaaatattaccTCTTCTTATTCCAATTTGATCCAAAAATGGGCTCGACTGTCTCACTAAATATGCTAACAATTCTGGCACATCAAGTGGTGGCACTCCCTGCATAGATGAAGAACATGGAAATAAGAGGAAGAAAATGTTTCTAGCCTAATTGCTTTCAATCTGCTAGAAATGAATTTCATCCTAGTTTAACTTCACAACAATTTAACCCTCCGAGACTAGTTcctagtaaaaaaaaaaatactataaATTAATAAAGGATAAAATCCAATAATAGAGATTTTGTGCTGTTGACATGCAGTCCAACTTGTATGCATAAAAAGAAAGAATAGTTCGTTTAGGATATTCATTTCATCAATTACCAATTAAATTCGTAATAGTGAAGATTTTTGGAGAAGGAGGCTACAGGATAGGAAGAGAAAATATAGAAGGAATGAAGAGAAAAATAAGGGAAATGCTTATCCTTTCTCTTGTTTGGAATAGTGAAAAATAAGAGAAAGTGAAAGGAAAATTATTCCTCCTCTCGCTTATCAAAGGAGAATTATCTCTTTTTTATCGTGAAAAGACATCAAAAGAAATTGTTATCTCCTCTCTGTGTTTTCTTCCTATACTTCCCGTCATCTCAAAGATTACAACAAAACTAAGCACAGGAAATGCATAAATTTTCTCTACTTGTCTCTTCAATTCGCTTCCTTTCTCAACTTTTGAAGCAAAGTATTGACCAATGGGCACAATCCAAATCAAATGCATAAAAACCATGTACAATATAACCTCATCACATATTAAAAGATAAGACACCAACCTTTGTCTCTTCTGGTTCCTTGCAAATTGATTTCTGCGAAACCATTGGACAAACACAAAAACAATAAATTAATCACAAGGATCAACATCAATTAATATAAATGTGAACAGACACGACTAATAAGTAACACGAAAACACATAATGGTAAAGGAATTGAGAGACAGAAGGAAAGAACTAAAAGATCTGAAATAAGGAAACCCATTGTCCATGCCTAACAAGTTGAACAAATCCACGCTTGTCCTCCCACTGCGACCCAAACTACTCAGGTATAACATTAAACACTAAGTTGCATCTAAAAAAGAACAACCAACCATTTGACTAAATCCCGTAGCCCAAAGAAATCTCCAGAAATTACTAGCAAGAAGATGCTACAACCTATGGAAAAACCAACTCAACCATTAGCACACTAACCCAAAAAAATGGAAGTTTCAAAAAGAGAAATATAGTATCAAGACAATATCTACCacataaaagaaaaatatgtaCCACCTAACGAGGCAGAGGCGCTTATCCAGAAAAGGAGATAGGATTGCAACACCTAACCTACTAAGTGATCCTACTATCCAATTAATACTTCTAAAACTTTACCTGGAGAAGGCATATCAGATAATAATGAATCGTAGTACATAGTATTTCTCATACAGTAAGAGAAGGGTTGAGGAAAAAGAACCACAGAAGGGTGGTCTTTAATGCTCCATTTTACTTGATAAAATAGCATCTTTAGTGCTCAAGGAACAAATGGAATCTCAAATGCAAAGCTAACAATGTGAATACTAGCACCGCCTTAAAACATACACAATCTTGCTTAAGATTACTTGTGTTAAAAAGATTGAAGAACGAAACT from Nicotiana sylvestris chromosome 12, ASM39365v2, whole genome shotgun sequence encodes the following:
- the LOC104218748 gene encoding digalactosyldiacylglycerol synthase 1, chloroplastic-like translates to MINFRPPETRTRSSVGSSSSVVTAEKALSFISKGWQEVRSSADADLQLIKNRANSFKNLADRELENFINSASKSPFTVPTITASATTTPAEIEFVKKLRPKLSEFRRAYSSPEFKWPAQGKLRIDLSAIKNVIVAEVEEEEEDERERWRKWRRERFKEEGQFGEFNWEPIKAFKTRLRELEVDLKGGSSSSPVDIFEGIKNSEFVVKVKSSLKSICKEPEETKGVPPLDVPELLAYLVRQSSPFLDQIGIRRDISEKIVDSLCSKGRSKLLLHSLPEGGSSLIEGEIMNDELDLRIASVLQSTGHCYEGGFWGDSTKPNLSGDKRHVAIVTTASLPWMTGTAVNPLFRAAYLAKLEKQNVTLLVPWLCKSDQELVYPNQLTFSSPEDQELYIRNWLEERIGFKANFKISFYPGKFSKERRSIMPAGDTSQFIPSRDADIAILEEPEHLNWYHHGKRWTDKFNHVVGIVHTNYLEYIKREKNGALQAFFVKHVNNLVSRAYCDKVLRLSAATQDLPKSLVCNVHGVNPKFLKIGEKAAADRQSGQQVFSKGAYFLGKMVWAKGYRELIDLLANHKTNLDGFNLDVYGNGEDAHEVQSTAKRLNLNVNFMKGRDHADDSLHGYKVFINPSISDVLCTATAEALAMGKFVVCADHPSNEFFQAFPNCLTYRTPDDFVSKVQEAMSSEPQPLTPDEQYKLSWEAATQRFMEYSDLDKVLTSETSLYRRRPKGMGKSVSMPNLEEMVDGGMAFVHNCFTGNEFLRLCTGAIPRSRDYDKEHCKDLHLLPPQVENPIYGW